Part of the Chloroflexi bacterium ADurb.Bin180 genome is shown below.
AGGCGGCCCTGCAGGAAGATGTCGACGTGGTGGGCCTGAGCCTGCTCTCGGGCGCTCATATGGCCCTGGTGCCGCGCGTGCTCGAGCTGCTCCAGGAGCGCGACCTGGGTGAGGTGATGGTTTTCGTGGGCGGCATCATTCCCGATGAAGACGCGCCTGCGCTGCGTGCATTGGGCGTAAGCGGCATCTACGGCCCCGGCACGCCGCTGGAGCGCATCGTCCAGGACATCCGTAACGCCGTGGGGCAGAATGGCTGATTCGCCCGCACTGGACGCGCTGGTCGACCAGGCCCTGGAGGGCAGCAGGCGCGCCATCTCCCGGCTGATGAG
Proteins encoded:
- the scpA_3 gene encoding Methylmalonyl-CoA mutase yields the protein MEKRIRVLIAKPGLDGHDRGAKVVARGLRDAGMEVIYTGLRQTPEMIAEAALQEDVDVVGLSLLSGAHMALVPRVLELLQERDLGEVMVFVGGIIPDEDAPALRALGVSGIYGPGTPLERIVQDIRNAVGQNG